The Engraulis encrasicolus isolate BLACKSEA-1 unplaced genomic scaffold, IST_EnEncr_1.0 scaffold_31_np1212, whole genome shotgun sequence DNA segment TGACCCACATATTGAACACATTACACTACTAACTTGACTTTCTTGAATCTGCAGTGTGGATCCTCCAGTAGAGCACagagctgcttcactcctgaatctccTGATATCTTCCCTCTCAGGTCCAGTTCTGTCAGCAGTAAGGGATTTCCACCCAGAACTGCAGTCAGATACACAAGGGCTACATCTGCTGCACCGCTACTCAACAGCCTacaaaaacataaacagaaaagagaaaaagatgatGATATCACATTGGTTATAGTACACTATACAgtgctccattcacttcaattgaGCTCAGCAACTATTACATGTCTGTAACTGTGTCTAACATTTGTAATTATGACTAACAGACTTGCGAGTTCAATATCAGCATGGTGCCATTGGCAAGGAACTTGTAGCTGCTTTTTAATATCACTCTGCAAGTAGTCAAAACTGCATACTGTGCATATCAACAATCTTATTTTTCTATGACAATAACAGTTATTAGCCACCATCATTCCTTCTATGATCAAAATGTTATGCTGAAATCCAATTTTAGATTTAAAACAGACTGGTTTGCTATTGATTCATTAAACAGTATAACATCATGGACATGTTATTGCCTTAGTCTCTGTAGTTTATAGGTAGGATCCTCTACTAAATCAGTTAGTAATTTCACTTCAGAGTGTCCAGGGTCGTTTcccctcaggtccagctcctccaggtgtgaagggtttgatttgagagctgtggccagagcagcatatccttctcctgttacaccacagtctgacaagctggGGAGATGAAAAGGTCTATTACCTGATGTTACTCATTTTTATGTTACTTATGCTTAATGTCAGGAAGCAGGGCTGAAAGGAATGGATCATCATTTGAAACCTGCAGTAGTCTACAATGAAAGTGTAATTATTACACACTTTCTTTACTTACcccagtgtctgtagtttacagtctggattcctgaggagagtagagatctgcttcacaccagagtctcctagtttattattatccaGATCCATCTGTATCAGACGTGAGGGGTTTGATGTCAGAGCTGaggtcagagcagcacagccctcttctgttatactgcagctcttaagtctagagagagagagagagagagagagagagagagagagagagagagagagagagagagagagaaagagagagagagagaggggggggcagtgagtaacacagagaagcacacatgttcatcacacacagagaagcacacatgTTCATCACACACAGTTTCCGTTTACTATTTCATTAGTTGTTCTACCCTTTCTCTAGCCACAGCCTGGGTTTCTGGGAAGATCAGATATCTGCTAAGCCCCCTTGTCCCCTGGTTTATTACTACCTAGATCTAGCCATAGGTATATTAAAGTTAATATGTTGAAAACTTGGTAGACTAACTTTACATTAACTTTACATTTAACAGTGCCCCCTCCAACTTTAACCCATATCTTACcccagtgtctgtagtttacagcatggattcctgagtagagtagagatctgcttcacaccagagtctcctagtttattattatccaGATCCAGTTctatcaggtgtgatgaggggtttgatgatagagctgaaGCAAGAGCAGTACCGCCCGCTTCTGTTATACTGCAGCTCttaagcctagagagagagagagagagagagagagagagagagagagagagagagagagagagagagagagagagagagagagagagagacagacagacagacagacagacacagcgacACAAGGACACTGAGTAACACAGAGAAGCACAAATGTTCATCACACACAGTTTCCGTTTACTATTGCATTAGTTGTTCTACCCTTAGTCCAGTGGCTGTAGAACAGTCAGGATTTCTGAAAAGATCAGAGATACGCTTAGCTCCATTGTCTCCTAGTTTATTACTACCCAGAAACATCCTGCCATAGATATATTACAATGAATATGTGCAGAAAATATGTTAGACTAACTTTGCATTAATATATAACAGTGTTTCCTACAACTTTAACACATATCTTAACCCAATAAAGTCAATAAGACTAAATGCTTATTAATCTACAAGCAaaaacagctttggctgagcccacaGTACTTGTCTACAGTCTTCGTCTCTTTATTTACCCCAGTCTTTGTAGTTTACaatctggattcctgagtagagtagagatctgcttcaaACCAGAGTCTCCAATTACATTATCATTCAAATGTAGCTCTttcaggtgtgatgggtttgatgtcagagcagaaatcagagcagcacagccctctcccGTTATACTGCAGTtaccaagcctggagagagagagagagagagggggggggggacggacccgagtaacatacagtacatgttcattagacacaggcacacagacacagacacaggcacgcacacgcacacacacaccaggcacgtgtgTTTCCTACAACTTTAACACATATCTTAACCCAATAAAGTCAATAAGACTAAATGCTTTTTAATCTAcaatcaaaaacagctttggatGAGCCCACAGTACTTGTCTACAGTACATGTATCACTCTTTGTCTCTTTACTTACCCCAttctttgtagtttacagtctggattcctgagtagagtagagatctgcttcactccagagtctccaatTACATTATCATCCAAATGTAGCTCTttcaggtgtgatgggtttgatgtcagtgtagaaatcagagcagcacagccctctcccGTTATACTGCAGTtaccaagcctggagagagagaaagagagagagagagggggggggggaaagtaacatacagtacatgttcattacacacaaacacacacacagacgcagacacagacagacagacagacagacacagacacatacacacagaagcagacagacagacagacagacagacacacacacacacacacacacacacacacacacacacacacacctgtattgtGTTTGACTATAAAAATCCAAGTGGTTTCCATAGGGATTTTTCTTTTGAACTGGAGGTGCTAATGATTATAATgtattaatgataataatgataaattaGTATTGCTGTCCCCCTGCTAAAACTGTGAAATTACTGTTAAGGCAGTGTTACATCTACTGGATGGTATAACTGAATTACtgagcatacagtatatgtgcactGCCTAAGACTGACTCAACTTTTCTAAACCAGAAATGCCCAACTAAGACAAGCAGGTTACGCATCATTACTTGGTGTGACACATGCCATGTGGGACCAATATTTGACATGTGATGTTTGTATTGTATTTCAGTGTAGAACAAACACAAAAGCCGCTTACCTCAGTTTTTCCACTCTGTATTGTGAATCCTCCAGTAGAGcacagaactgcttcactcctgagtctcctggtatcttccctctcaggtccagctctgtcagcagtaaggggtttccacccagaactgaagtcagatacacCAGGGCTTCATCTGCTGTATCACTGCCCAACACCCTAGCAGGGGAAGTATACAGAAATACTCACTGTTTTATGTTTTATAGTTAACATTTGCGTGATATAGGCCTAGGTTACAGTCATTGACTATCAGCAAATTATGTCTCTATAATTTAGGCATACTTTGAATAACAAATTGGGTTTCAAAGGCTATGgtatatcactgtatttatgtagTAAGCTGCTCATGCACTATTACATGAATATAGCATTAGAACCTGAGAAAGAGTCAAgattcaagaagtttattgccatgtcaacacagtTGAGAAGTTGTTGTGGCATATCTCCAACATTAAATACATATCATTCTTTCATACGTTCTTTCTTCTACAGCATGCATCTGCTTTTTTCTTTTATAACTGATTCAGTAGAAATGTATAATAACTGTAGACTTTTCCAAGTTAACATGTTCTTAAACATCCTGTCACTGATTTAGACTGTGCTCCCTTTGCACAGAGACTTTGTTGTCACTTTTCCTGTCAAAAAAAATTATGAGCTGATCAGTTACATAAAactcatggcaatgttgttatgatgcagttgagctgAACAGCCTGTCGGTGGACCCATCTGAAAGCTACTACATGCTTCACATGCTGTACAAGGGGAAAatattcacaccacacacacagcattattagACATTTTTAAATAATTGGGTGAGAAATATGAGAACTAGTTAAGTGACAATGGCTAACAAAAGATAAAGATTAACTGAGACTTCACCAATGGCAACACTGCTATTCAGGAACCATTATTAAGTACATTAAGTGTGAAATGCTCTTTCTTGCCTCAGACTCTTGAGTTTACAGGCAGGATCCTGCAGTAAATCAGTGAGGAGCTTCAGTTCAGCATGTCgggggtcgtttcctctcaggtccagctcctccaggtgtgaagggtttgatttgagagctgtggccagagcagcatatccctTTCCTCTTATGCTGCAGTCTGACAATCTGGAAAGATGACAAACATGTTCATACTGAGCTCCTCTCAAACTCTACTTGTCCCTATAGCCAACTAATATCACTGCAATTCTAACAGAATAGAGAGACAACAAAGGCCTATTGTCTAATGTTGTTTATTATTACCAGCGATTCTAAGAATATTcttatcatattattattatatatcataCTACCATAGAAACTAGGTCTAAAGTGACAATGAGATTATTCACATGAAATTTGAGATTTAATCTAATTTACCTTCCTGCAGTAAATTACCATTTCCCAAGGCATGCGATAACTACaagcaggggcgccgctagggggggaaaggtggtactgattctaatggcccggcccaacgcagcacggccctcggcccgcggatgggataataaaatattaataatatattcttgcttttttcttcttttttatttttttttagaaatgtataattacaaagaaatagtcattggaaataagcttattaaacacacaactgtcgattcccataacgttttcgtcagttctttattatattgtcatttacccttccccctgagctcttgcgaaatggtgcggtccaatctggcgcacgaggcgttgaatcggacagcatccgaaaaatgctggcagcaggtgtacagagcgactgaggtcttaggcgtgggctaacccatagaatgttagtaatatacaatctatgtgttaatcacatgatggtgagctggtggtgacagtgaaggcaggttggcaaaaacttaaggaaagacgggagaaagaTGCAGGAGatgcaggcaactggtcactcaagagagaaggtatgctcactcaatgacattgcgttttcaAACGCTATTAAATGGTAAGAATCCTTGGATTAGCCTCCAAGAGAGCACATTCcctaggcctattgaaaaacTCACCGCACACAAATGGAAAAAGTGGATGAACGGCCGTGATAAACTATGAGCCTCGTGGGGATTAAGTGAAATCTTTTTTTCTTAAggcaaatgtgaaagcaaccgacagcatcagttgaaactaatgTGCGGGAAATTAACGCAGATAACCTACAGTACATATGAGCTCAAGAATTTACTTTGCTTATTTTAGTATATTAGTATAACATGACGATAGTACAATTTAGTTTGGCAAGTAGGTTTGCAGGTTCTTCAAAAATAATAATGCAGGAGGCAAAGCTTGCAGTAAATGCTGAATGCTAGAAAATATGCAGGAATTTGAAATTAATTTAGAAAATGTTCCACTgaacatttaaaggtgcactgtataatttgtaagtagtttatttccagaattcattctaccAATtagcaaatgttacctttttcatgaatacttaccaccaaaatCAAATTCtaatagcctattcattatggCAGTAAAAACTGCAACTTTCATACATGGAaagatcttcttcatggtctgtCTTTTTGAATTTCTTACTTaacgtactttggtcataataatgaatattagtttattactttgtgtttattatttttatgtttttctttttaccatatgtttttaatcttggtgttttaaatgttttttgacttaaATGTCTTTCTACTTTTCGTTGCTTGTTTTCTctccttttgcatttgtttttttgtgaagcacattgagttgcacctgtgtatgaaatgcgctataaaaatttGACCTGATGTAACAGGGAGCACTGTCTGTTAAGTAAGGTGTGTctctcagcagttcccataccccaatgacgtcatgggactcaggtagccgctcagtggctaatctgtaattggtggctatgccattgtttttatgaaatcagatgaattagaccggctctttGGAGCCTTCCCGCCGGTATTCGCTGATGTTGCCCtgtgcctttgctactggtgcagcaaggtatgtgtgatcacagttttgtctagatgactgcaaccagctagagctgtgtatttaaacatatattgttcattctcaggagccagagttcccgtggcgtctaaccccagtcttgtggcttcccccctctcagtgtggtggaggtgagcttgtaaatattctttgtcacatgcgtagctcatgttaaacatttgtccactaattgtatgtaacatgtactgatccgtgtgtgtgttcacctgattccagacacctcagagtacgtcgagggtctctgtgggcagactgcttgcggcagctgctcaccgctgttttgcccatagccaaaatattttagcctttctgtttgtttgtttgattttcttttaccTGTCCGCCGCTTCCGCTTGTCACATTGCTAttttacggggtttggctgtcacagttctaggcctgttAGGGTGCTCTGTCCCTTTTTGACCTCAAGGGGTCACTGTTGAACACTTACCTgccttgtttgttttggtttttgtgaCATGTGCTTGATCTTGTGTTTTGGTTTGCCATGTGCTCCATGCCACACCCTTCTTTTGtgtttccctccatttttgttCCTCACCACCTGTGGTTAATGAGTTTTCGTCATGTGACCAATTAGTTGGTGTATTTAAGTTCTGATTTTCTGTTTGTTGGCCGCTGAGACTTTGTCGACTCCACACGGCCACGGTGAGCGCTTTTGAATTTTTTGACAAACTTCTATGTTCTTGGACTTTGCTGCTCGTAGTTTTTGATgttttgatttttaaagtgctttTTGGTTGCCAAGCAATTTTTCTAATTTTGGATTTTCTGGTTTTTTCCCTCGGTTTTTGCTGAACTGATTTTTGGACTCTGTGGTGGATCTTCTGAGTTTTTGTGGAATAAACAAGACAAC contains these protein-coding regions:
- the LOC134443415 gene encoding ribonuclease inhibitor-like encodes the protein MKKSLRGAQYEHVCHLSRLSDCSIRGKGYAALATALKSNPSHLEELDLRGNDPRHAELKLLTDLLQDPACKLKSLRVLGSDTADEALVYLTSVLGGNPLLLTELDLRGKIPGDSGVKQFCALLEDSQYRVEKLRLGNCSITGEGCAALISALTSNPSHLKELHLNDNVIGDSGLKQISTLLRNPDCKLQRLGLKSCSITEAGGTALASALSSNPSSHLIELDLDNNKLGDSGVKQISTLLRNPCCKLQTLGLSDCGVTGEGYAALATALKSNPSHLEELDLRGNDPGHSEVKLLTDLVEDPTYKLQRLRLLSSGAADVALVYLTAVLGGNPLLLTELDLRGKISGDSGVKQLCALLEDPHCRFKKVNL